From Corvus cornix cornix isolate S_Up_H32 chromosome 6, ASM73873v5, whole genome shotgun sequence, one genomic window encodes:
- the HECTD2 gene encoding probable E3 ubiquitin-protein ligase HECTD2 isoform X6, with product MSLQSPPAAAELPPGPGEGHPPGAELSQGSAAAPSAEEGGEEEEEEEEGEKEKEKEEEREKLPPIPSASTAAAGGLEEGAKNQFSTFSNFITTINQKKEGIGNRNSPTRLVLPNIKNGRDLPPLCLDVRQKQRMSIDTLPQELKAPFPPEPSLPIRTKTVKDFQDDMEKSKASGDWKAVHNFYSTTFDSFLEINAAFKKDTSSPFNTIEDSGIDAKFVNVVYDALLNTATNKR from the exons ATGTCGCTGCAGAGCCCGCCGGCTGCCGCCGAActgccccccggccccggcgaGGGGCATCCGCCGGGCGCGGAGCTGAGCCAGGGCAGCGCCGCGGCCCCGTCAGCCGAGGAGGGCggcgaggaggaggaagaagaggaagaaggggagaaggaaaaagaaaaggaagaggagagagagaaattgcCGCCCATCCCGTCGGCGTCCACGGCAGCTGCCGGG GGGTTGGAGGAAGGAGccaaaaatcagttttccacTTTCAGCAATTTCATCACAACTATCAACCAAAAGAAGGAAGGCATCGGAAACAGAAATTCGCCTACGCGACTTGTTTTACCCAACATCAAAAAcg GGAGAGACCTACCACCTCTTTGCCTCGATGTAAGGCAAAAGCAGCGCATGTCTATAGACACGTTACCCCAAGAACTGAAAGCACCATTTCCTCCTGAACCTTCCCTTCCAATTCGAACCAAAACTGTGAAAGACTTTCA GGATGATATGGAAAAGTCGAAGGCATCGGGAGATTGGAAAGCTgtacataatttttattctacAACTTTTGATTCTTTCTTGGAGATAAATGCTGCATTTAAG AAAGATACCAGTTCTCCATTTAATACCATTGAGGACTCTGGAATCGATGCAAAATTTGTGAATGTTGTCTATGATGCCTTATTAAATACT GCCACGAACAAAAGATGA